A region from the Microcebus murinus isolate Inina chromosome 3, M.murinus_Inina_mat1.0, whole genome shotgun sequence genome encodes:
- the BMP10 gene encoding bone morphogenetic protein 10 → MGSPVLRLCALFCLVVHSVPGSPIMSLEQSPLEEDMPLFDDVFSEQDGVDFNTLLQSMKDEFLKTLNLSDIPTQDSAKVDPPEYMLELYNKFATDRTSMPSANIIRSFKNEDLFSQPASFNGLRKYPLLFNVSIPHREEVVMAELRLYTLVQRDRMMYDGVDRKITIFEVPESRGDKGERKMLVLVSEEIFGTNSEWEAFDITHAVRRWQKAGSSTHQLEVHIESRRDETEDASRGRLEIDTSAQNKHNPLLIVFSDDQSSEKERREELNEMIAHEQLPELDNLGLDGFSSGPGEEALLQMRSNIIYDSTARIRRNAKGNYCKRTPLYIDFKEIGWDSWIIAPPGYEAYECRGVCNYPLAEHLTPTKHAIIQALVHLKNSQKASKACCVPTKLEPISILYLDKGVVTYKFKYEGMAVSECGCR, encoded by the exons ATGGGTTCCCCAGTCCTGCGGCTGTGTGCTCTTTTCTGCCTGGTGGTTCACTCCGTTCCTGGCAGCCCCATCATGAGCCTTGAGCAGTCGCCTCTGGAAGAAGATATGCCCCTCTTTGATGATGTCTTCTCAGAGCAAGATGGTGTCGACTTTAACACACTGCTACAGAGCATGAAGGATGAGTTTCTGAAGACATTGAACCTGTCTGACATCCCCACCCAGGATTCAGCCAAGGTTGACCCACCGGAGTACATGTTGGAACTCTACAACAAATTCGCAACGGATCGGACCTCCATGCCCTCTGCCAACATCATTAGGAGTTTTAAGAATGAAG atCTGTTTTCCCAACCAGCCAGTTTTAATGGGCTCCGAAAATACCCTCTCCTCTTCAACGTGTCCATCCCTCACCGTGAAGAGGTCGTCATGGCTGAACTCAGGTTGTACACGCTGGTGCAAAGAGACCGCATGATGTATGATGGAGTGGACCGGAAAATTACCATTTTTGAAGTACCAGAGAGCAGAGGGGACAAGGGCGAAAGGAAGATGCTGGTCTTGGTGTCAGAGGAGATCTTTGGGACCAACAGCGAGTGGGAGGCTTTTGACATCACACATGCCGTCAGACGCTGGCAAAAGGCAGGCTCGTCCACCCACCAGCTGGAGGTCCACATCGAGAGCAGACGCGACGAAACCGAGGACGCCAGCAGGGGACGACTGGAAATAGACACCAGCGCCCAGAATAAACATAACCCTTTGCTCATCGTGTTTTCTGATGACCAAAGCAGTGAAAAGGAGCGGAGGGAGGAACTGAATGAAATGATCGCCCATGAGCAACTTCCAGAGCTGGACAACCTGGGCCTGGATGGCTTTTCCAGCGGACCTGGAGAAGAGGCTTTGTTGCAGATGAGGTCGAACATCATCTACGACTCCACCGCCCGCATCAGAAGGAACGCCAAGGGAAACTACTGCAAGAGGACCCCACTCTACATCGACTTCAAGGAGATCGGGTGGGACTCCTGGATCATCGCTCCACCCGGATACGAAGCCTATGAATGCCGCGGCGTCTGCAACTACCCCCTGGCGGAGCACCTCACACCCACAAAGCATGCGATTATCCAGGCCTTGGTCCACCTCAAGAATTCCCAGAAGGCTTCCAAAGCCTGCTGTGTGCCCACAAAGCTAGAGCCCATCTCCATCCTCTATTTAGACAAAGGTGTTGTCACCTACAAGTTTAAATACGAAGGCATGGCCGTCTCTGAATGTGGCTGTAGATAG